The Thalassotalea nanhaiensis genome has a window encoding:
- a CDS encoding S9 family peptidase, translated as MNLSLTKKLSKVALLLSFTFVIIPSLNAEQRPLEVTDIMKFKQIVKPQLSEDGQWLAYSAQPDRGENSYHLKSTSSDREFQVEHGTSGVISADGRFAAITISPTLLAKEQADKKAKKKLKNSLEVITLASGARVTFNKVEAFQLSDNFGYVAFLSEMPKDQEKPEQTDSTKESDAKQTSDEETEVKLFNKKRTNKSLTIVNLESGEQQVIEHVDGFSFSNKTPYLVYSVSTKDGANNSLKALNVKTNKTNVLATKANASFNGFSWNNEGNKIAFLQGDFTQEKDERSHTVKLWQSNKNKIKTIKANDKQAANWYVPETNKLTWSLDDERLFFGFKPVVEKLAEIDTKPESIDDLYNIEKLTEGRNLQIWHGEDPLIKTNEKYQLGKDKKSFFTAVYHVDNNKLVRLADEQLISVKASNNENAVIAKTDLNYRKLRTWEGFFSDIYIVDLNNGKKSLVAKKLSSYTDVKLSESGRYAAFYENENVWVYDRNKNKKRNITKNLPVSFADEDHDYPSKVPGYGIAGWLEDDDGVLVYDKFDIWLLQTDGDDAKCLTCEIGRPNSLQFRINKLDVKQDYFTDNQRLLLTSYSDELKNFGFYQLNLADDKLTKLIEENKKFKFISKAKKADKLLYTREDFNEYPDVWVADLDLANANKLTNVNPQKDEFLWGQSELVEWRSNMGVKHQGILIKPANYVEGMQYPVVVYYYRRFSQRMYEFNAMKVNHRPNFPFYTSNGYAVFLPDVHFEVGTPGHSTNKSILPGLQKIIDMGVADPKAIGLHGHSWSGYQTLHAITETDMFAAAVSGAPVSNMTSAYSGIRLGTGLARQFQYEQGQSRIGASMFERRDLYIENSPVFFADRINTPLLMQFGDIDDAVPWQQGIEMYMAMRRLEKNVILLQYEGEPHHLKKYPNKVDYTIKMKQYFDHYLKGAPAAKWMVEGEAYRESK; from the coding sequence ATGAATTTATCGCTTACTAAAAAATTGAGTAAAGTAGCATTATTGCTGTCATTTACCTTCGTAATAATACCAAGTTTAAACGCTGAGCAACGTCCGTTAGAAGTAACTGACATTATGAAATTTAAACAAATTGTTAAACCACAACTAAGTGAAGACGGGCAATGGCTTGCCTACAGCGCTCAGCCAGATCGAGGCGAAAATAGCTACCACTTAAAATCGACAAGTAGCGATAGAGAATTTCAAGTTGAACATGGCACAAGCGGTGTTATTTCTGCCGATGGCCGTTTTGCTGCTATTACTATTAGTCCAACTTTATTAGCTAAAGAACAAGCCGATAAAAAAGCGAAAAAGAAACTTAAAAATAGCTTAGAAGTGATCACTTTAGCCAGTGGTGCAAGAGTTACTTTTAACAAGGTTGAAGCGTTTCAATTAAGCGATAATTTTGGCTATGTTGCATTTTTAAGTGAAATGCCAAAAGACCAAGAGAAACCAGAACAAACTGACAGCACTAAAGAAAGTGATGCTAAGCAAACTAGCGATGAAGAAACAGAAGTAAAGTTATTCAATAAAAAACGCACCAATAAAAGTTTAACTATTGTTAACCTGGAAAGCGGTGAACAACAAGTTATTGAACATGTAGATGGTTTTTCATTCTCTAACAAAACACCGTATTTAGTGTATAGCGTGTCAACCAAAGACGGCGCAAACAACTCACTTAAAGCGTTAAATGTTAAAACCAACAAAACGAACGTATTAGCGACTAAAGCTAATGCTAGTTTTAATGGTTTTAGCTGGAATAACGAAGGTAATAAAATTGCATTTTTACAAGGTGATTTCACCCAGGAAAAGGATGAACGTAGTCACACAGTAAAATTATGGCAAAGCAATAAAAACAAAATTAAAACCATCAAAGCTAACGATAAACAAGCGGCTAATTGGTATGTTCCAGAAACCAATAAACTAACTTGGTCGCTTGACGATGAACGTTTATTTTTTGGTTTCAAACCTGTAGTTGAAAAACTAGCTGAAATTGATACTAAACCAGAATCGATTGATGACCTGTACAATATTGAAAAGTTAACTGAAGGTCGTAACTTACAAATTTGGCATGGTGAAGACCCGCTGATAAAAACCAATGAAAAGTACCAGTTAGGTAAAGATAAAAAGTCATTTTTCACCGCGGTTTATCATGTAGATAATAATAAACTTGTACGCTTAGCCGATGAACAGTTGATTTCAGTTAAGGCAAGCAACAATGAAAACGCTGTAATTGCTAAAACTGATTTAAACTATCGTAAGTTAAGAACTTGGGAAGGATTTTTTAGTGATATCTACATTGTTGATTTAAACAACGGTAAAAAGTCATTAGTTGCTAAAAAGCTTAGTAGTTACACCGATGTGAAACTAAGTGAGTCGGGGCGTTATGCTGCGTTTTATGAAAATGAAAACGTTTGGGTTTATGATCGAAACAAAAATAAAAAGCGTAATATCACTAAAAACTTACCAGTAAGCTTTGCCGATGAAGATCATGATTACCCAAGTAAAGTGCCAGGTTACGGTATAGCAGGCTGGTTAGAAGATGATGACGGTGTTTTAGTTTATGACAAATTCGACATATGGTTACTACAAACCGATGGCGATGATGCGAAATGTTTAACGTGTGAAATAGGTCGACCAAACTCATTACAGTTCAGAATTAACAAGCTTGATGTTAAGCAAGATTACTTTACTGATAACCAACGTTTACTATTAACCAGCTATTCAGATGAACTTAAAAACTTTGGTTTTTATCAGCTTAATTTAGCAGATGATAAGTTAACGAAGTTGATCGAAGAAAATAAAAAGTTCAAATTTATCTCGAAGGCTAAAAAGGCCGATAAATTACTTTATACCCGTGAAGACTTTAATGAATACCCAGACGTTTGGGTGGCAGATTTAGATCTAGCCAACGCCAACAAGCTAACGAATGTAAACCCACAAAAAGACGAATTTTTATGGGGTCAATCTGAGTTGGTAGAATGGCGCTCTAACATGGGCGTGAAACATCAGGGCATTTTAATTAAGCCAGCAAATTATGTTGAAGGCATGCAATACCCGGTTGTTGTTTATTATTACCGTCGTTTCTCACAACGTATGTATGAATTTAATGCGATGAAGGTAAACCATAGACCTAATTTCCCATTCTATACATCAAATGGATACGCAGTGTTCTTACCCGATGTACATTTTGAAGTAGGTACTCCAGGACATTCAACCAACAAATCAATATTACCAGGCTTGCAAAAGATCATAGACATGGGTGTTGCCGATCCTAAAGCAATTGGTCTTCATGGTCATAGTTGGAGTGGTTATCAAACACTGCACGCCATAACTGAAACAGACATGTTTGCGGCAGCAGTATCAGGAGCACCAGTATCAAACATGACCAGTGCTTACTCAGGGATCCGTTTAGGAACGGGCCTAGCTAGACAGTTCCAATACGAGCAAGGGCAAAGCCGAATTGGCGCCAGCATGTTTGAGCGTAGAGATCTGTACATAGAAAACTCGCCAGTATTTTTTGCTGACCGTATTAATACGCCATTATTAATGCAGTTTGGTGATATTGACGATGCTGTGCCTTGGCAACAAGGTATTGAAATGTATATGGCAATGCGTCGCCTGGAAAAAAATGTAATTTTATTGCAGTACGAAGGTGAACCACATCACTTGAAAAAGTACCCAAATAAAGTCGACTATACCATCAAGATGAAACAGTATTTTGACCACTACTTAAAAGGTGCACCTGCAGCCAAATGGATGGTAGAGGGTGAAGCATACCGAGAGAGTAAATAA
- a CDS encoding ribonuclease E inhibitor RraB, protein MDRTDKICNVERDIAKFPTDSNGNMLWHMAQEGDDLNRPREIQFSVIFQTQELALKFGNTLLANNQKLSFCPYLANPEYPWEVTAYPEMQASYSNIISYQMLLETEARKYDGIYDGWYCLPQANKLS, encoded by the coding sequence ATGGATAGAACCGATAAAATTTGTAATGTTGAAAGAGATATAGCGAAATTTCCAACAGACTCTAATGGCAATATGTTGTGGCATATGGCACAGGAAGGTGACGATTTAAATCGGCCCCGGGAAATTCAATTTTCAGTGATTTTTCAAACTCAAGAGTTAGCATTAAAGTTTGGAAACACTCTCTTGGCTAATAATCAAAAGCTATCATTTTGTCCGTATCTAGCAAATCCTGAGTATCCATGGGAAGTTACTGCTTACCCAGAAATGCAGGCAAGTTATAGTAATATAATAAGCTATCAAATGCTGTTGGAAACTGAAGCACGAAAATATGATGGTATTTATGATGGTTGGTATTGTTTACCGCAAGCGAATAAACTAAGTTAG
- a CDS encoding DUF2960 domain-containing protein: MARQVTYVFKGKRKTIPFSFSLFHDMYEAAAAAEHVDIKSFLAMEQQLALTSRGQGIAKNFRQKEFARMGFSEIKFVRDEEA; encoded by the coding sequence ATGGCTAGACAAGTTACATACGTGTTTAAAGGTAAACGTAAAACCATACCATTTTCATTCAGTTTGTTTCACGATATGTATGAAGCTGCAGCCGCGGCTGAACATGTTGATATCAAAAGTTTTCTGGCAATGGAGCAACAACTCGCATTAACGTCGAGAGGGCAGGGGATTGCTAAAAATTTCCGCCAAAAAGAATTTGCTCGAATGGGTTTTTCTGAAATTAAGTTTGTTCGCGACGAAGAAGCTTAA
- a CDS encoding GNAT family N-acetyltransferase produces the protein MITVENSERLSFRLMDENDGELLFELDQDPEVMKFINGGKPSTWDDINDRFIPRLNAYRKPSDGWGLWQVNITSTNEFIGWVLVRPVDFFNEQPLWNDLELGWRFKQSAWGKGYGFEAAQQIKNALAQLGKAEFFTALADEGNIGSINIMKKLGMTYLKTDLHKDPLGDIDVVYYQMNA, from the coding sequence ATGATTACCGTTGAAAATTCTGAGCGCTTGAGTTTTCGTCTTATGGATGAAAACGATGGCGAGTTATTATTTGAATTAGATCAAGACCCAGAAGTAATGAAGTTTATTAACGGTGGCAAACCTTCTACTTGGGATGACATAAACGATAGATTTATTCCACGGTTGAATGCTTATCGTAAGCCAAGCGACGGCTGGGGCTTATGGCAGGTAAATATTACATCGACTAATGAATTTATTGGTTGGGTGCTAGTTAGGCCGGTTGATTTCTTTAATGAACAACCATTATGGAATGATCTAGAACTGGGATGGCGCTTTAAGCAGAGCGCTTGGGGTAAAGGTTATGGCTTTGAAGCAGCACAGCAAATCAAAAATGCCTTAGCTCAACTTGGCAAGGCCGAGTTTTTTACCGCGCTTGCTGATGAAGGAAACATTGGTTCAATCAACATAATGAAAAAGCTTGGCATGACTTATTTGAAAACTGACTTACATAAAGATCCATTGGGTGATATAGACGTAGTTTATTACCAAATGAATGCATAA